From the Polaribacter huanghezhanensis genome, the window CGTTCCTGCATTTATTTCTAATAATATAGAAAACTCTTCTTAGATATAGTTAAGAGAATTAACCTCCTTTTATCTATTTTTTTTTAATACTGTAGAACGTAATATACAAAAAAAAAAAACAACATCCACAATATCCAATATTTGCAATAGGTATAATCATTTTTTTGTATTTTTGCAATAACTAAACCAACTTAAAAGTTTATTTTGCAATATAAAATAGCGTGTAACTATTTTTAAAAAATGAAAATTTTATGAAACTAAGAATTAGTACTAAAACACTATTAACTACATTTCTGACCCTAATAGTGCTTTTTTTTAGTATTAAAGTTAGTGCTCAATCGATAGCTCCAACAAACGGAGAAAGTACTATTTGTGGAGAATGTGCTCCTCCTGGTTGGACATTTCCTTCTGGGGCTACACCAGATGTATCTAACAGAACACAAGCTGGCGGTAATTTTAAAGCTCCCAGAACTGGAGGGAATTTGGGTTATAATGCTTTTTGGTCATCAAATGGTGTTACAAAAATAATATTGCCATCGCCCCCTACAGGACACACAACTTTTATTTCATTAAGAGATGTTGGTCCACAGTACAGCGAAGAATCTGTGCAAACAGTAATTACAGGTTTGCTGCCTAATAAATTGTACAGATTAACTATGTACACGATTTCTCCAAGAACAGACAATACTGGGCCAGATGGTTACTATTATGCTGGCACAAAAATGAATCAATTTGATTATAGCATTACTGCACAAGGAAATGAACAAGCAAGGCAAAGTTTAACTATTTTATCTGCTACCCAATGGAATGCTACTCAATTTATATTTAGAACACCAACTGTCTTAGATGGTCTAGGTAACGATTCTGTAACCTTAACATTATATCCTAAAAGAGATGGTAATTATTATAGACCTAATTATAATGGAGATACTAGTTCTGCTGCCTTAGAAGTTGTAGCTATTTCTATTGGTGGTACTGTAAATCCAATTGGTCGGTTAGATACAGATGGAGATGGTATTTATGATGATGAAGATATAGATGATGATAATGATGGAATTTTAGATACAGCCGAATACTCAGTAACTTTAGATTTTACTGCAGACGAGGATAGTGATGGTGTACCAAATTATTTAGATGTTAATGATAATAATGGCGGAGGAAGTATAGGTACAGATTACGCTGATTTAAATGGTGATGGAATTCCAGATGCTTATGATTTTGACCGTGATGGAATCCCAAATCATATAGATTTAGATTCGGATAATGATGGAATTTTAGATGTAGTAGAAGCACAAACACATATAACCACAAATTATATTACTCCTACAGGTTCTGTAGGAACTAATGGGTATTATGATGTTTTTGAAGTAAGTGCAGATTCTGGAATACCCAAATTTACACCAGAAAACACAGACGGAGATGCTTTTTCTTTATTTAAACCTGATTTTTTAGATATTGATGCAGATAATGATGGAATTCCAGATATCGTTGAAGCGCATTCTACTTCAGATTATAAAAACAGTTTACCAATAGGTGTTTTTGGCACTAATGGTGTAGATTCGAGATACGAAAATGTAGATACTTTTTCACCAACAGGTATTACAATTGTAGATACAGATTTAGATGCCATTCCAGATTATAGAGATTTAGATTCGGATAATGACGGAACTTCAGATTTACTAGAAAGTGGTTTAGGGAATACCTTAAGTGGAAATGATTCTGACGGTGATGGTTTAGACAATAATCAAGATAACACAGATTCTGCATTTACAAATGGCGTTTCTAATTACGATGCTACAAACGGATTGACAAATACAGAAACACAATTAGCCGAAACAGAAACTCCAAATGACGTAACAACTGGTGGTAATGTAGATTTTAGAGATGATGTAAACGGAATAGATACAGATGGAGATAAAGTTCCAGATGCTATAGATTTAGATGATGATAATGACGGAATTTTAGATACAAATGAATGTGTAAATCAAAATATTCCAGAGACCTATGCAGATAATGTTGTACTAGATTCATCTGTTCGTAACCAAGATAACGCAATAGGTAACACACCTAATACATCTGCCGATTTTAATAGTATTAATGATGTACTTGGACTTAGATTAGGAACGAACCCAATTAGCTCTGGAACAACATTACTGCTTAGAATAAGTAAAAACAAGAAGAAGACTAAAATATTTAGAATACAACAAGCAGATGCAAATGGCAGTCCTTCAGGATCAGCTAATAATTCAAACGAGCTACTTATTACCGCAACAACAACACCAACCAATTACAATTACACTTTAAATGCTAATACTCAATATTTAAGAATAAGTATGCAAACAAAAGATGGTAAGGGGTATGCTCAATTTCATATGGTTACCATACCTGGTTCAACAGGTTGTCTTGATTTTGACACAGACGGAGATGGTATTGTTAATCGTTTAGATATTGATTCAGATAATGATGGTATTATAGACAACGTAGAAGCACAAACAACTGCGGGTTATATTGCACCTAATACTGATTCTTATGCAATTTATGCAGCTAACAATGGTATAAACTCTGCATATTTAACAGGATTAACTCCTGTAAACACAGATAAAGGAGCTTCTTTTACAAACAAAGATAACAAACCAGATTATTTAGACATCGATTCAGATAACGATGGTATTCCAGATAATATAGAAGCACAAACAACAACAGGTTATGTAAATTTTGTTGCAGTAACTGGTTCAGATAAAAATGGCTTAAGTAGTGCTTATGATTTTTCAGACAATTTTACAGCCGTTGGGTTATCAAATACATTAGTAAATATTGATGGTGATGTAGAGACAGATTATAGAGACCCAGATTCTGATGGTGATGGCACATTAGATAGTGCAGAAGGATTAAGTTCTATAACTACTGGTTCTTTTGGTACAGATACAGATGGTGATGGTTTAGATGATATTTACGAACATGGCTCTACAAATGATGGTTTTGTAGTAAATGACGGAATTACAAACCCAAAGGGATCAGGTTTAATAGATGCTGATGCTGATGCTCTTACTGGTGGAGATGTTGATTATAGGGATGCATTAGCAGGAACTGATACAGATGGTGACGGCATTATAGATTCTATAGATATTGACGATGACAATGATGGTATTTTAGATTCAGTGGAAGGTGCTGCTTGTGGAACGAGTAGTTCTCCAACTCTTTTTACTGGAGGGCTAGCGACTCAAAGCTCTACGGGGTATGGAGGAAATGCGACAAGAGCAAACGACGGAAACACAAGTGGTGTTTGGAATAATAATTCCGTTACCCATACAAATAGTGAAGCCAACCCATGGTGGTTGTTAGATATGGAATCTGAAAAATTAATTGATAATATTACTATTTGGAATAGAACAGATTGTTGTTCTGAACGTCTGAATAATTTTGTTTTAGAAATTTTAGATACTAATTTAACAGTTGTTAGCACCTACAATCATGTTGAAAGTGTAAATACCAGTGTTAATGTTTCTGGTATAAATGTAACTGGAAGATATGTTCGGGTCAGATTAGAAACTACTAATTTTTTAAGTCTTGCAGAAGTTCAAGTCTATACTTTATCAGCATCTAACTGTGACTTCGATGGTGACGGTATACCGAACTCAAAAGATTTAGATTCAGACGGTGATGGAATTTTAGACATTATAGAATCACAACCAGCAACAGGTGCAAAGACTTTATCGGGTAATGATGCTGATAATGACGGGTTAGATGATAATTTTGACGCTACACCAACACAAGGGGCTTCTGGTTCAAGCGGTACTACTCCAGTTGTTACAACAGCTACAGATACAACACCTGATTATTTAGATATTGATGCTGATGACGATGGAATTCCTGATAATATAGAAGCACAATCTACGCAAGGTTATATTGTACCAACAGGAAATGTCGGTTTAAATGGCGTAGATGCTGCCTATGAAAATAACGACACTTTTAATCCGACAGGATTAACAACTCCAAATACAGACACAACATTAAATAATAATCCAGATACCATTCCAGATTATAGAGATATAGATGCTGATGGTGACGGAACATTAGACAATGTCGAAGGATTAAACCCTATTCCGGCAGGAACTTTAGGAACAGATACAGATGGCGACGGTTTAGATGATCTATATGAAAATGGATCAAACAATGATGGCCCCATTGCAAACGACGGAATTACAAACCCTTCAACCACATTATTAGATGCAGATAATGACGGAGGCTCTACAGGAGATGTAGATTATAGAGACATTAGCGTTATTTTAGATAATGACAACGATGGCGTTATAGATTCTGTAGACTTAGATGATGATAATGATGGTATTTTAGATTCTGTTGAAGGAAATGGAGATACTGATGGAGATGGTATTAAAGATTCATTTGATATAGATTCAGATAATGATGGTATTCCAGACAATATAGAAGCACAATCAACTATAGGGTATATTGCACCTAATACAGATTTACCGGCAACATACACTACTAACAACGGTGTAAATTCAGCATATCTAGGTGGATTAACTCCTAGAAACACAGATGCAATCACTCAAAATGGCGCAACAGATAATTTACCTGATTATTTAGATACAGATTCAGATAATGATGGTAAACTGGACCGTTTAGAAGCGGGTTTTGGTTCGGCTGCAAGTGGAAATGATGCAGACAACGATGGGTTAGATGATCTTTTTGAACATGGTTCTACAACAGATGGCTTTGTAGTAAATGACGGAATAAATACACCTATTTCTAGTTTACCAGATGAAGATACAGATGCAGCAGTTGCAGGTTCAAATACTCCATCTGCTAATTATAACGATGTAGATTATAGAGATATTGATGATGACAGATCTGCTACAATAACTGCTGGTCATGTTTTATGGCTGCGTTCAGATCTAGGCTTAATTGGTACAACAAAAGTTACAAGCTGGAATGATCAAGCAGGAACTCCACAAAACGCAACCCCAAACAATGAACCAACAATAAAAACAAGTGGATTAAACTTTAATCCTACAGTAGTTTTAAATGGAGCCAATCAAAACTT encodes:
- a CDS encoding galactose-binding domain-containing protein → MKLRISTKTLLTTFLTLIVLFFSIKVSAQSIAPTNGESTICGECAPPGWTFPSGATPDVSNRTQAGGNFKAPRTGGNLGYNAFWSSNGVTKIILPSPPTGHTTFISLRDVGPQYSEESVQTVITGLLPNKLYRLTMYTISPRTDNTGPDGYYYAGTKMNQFDYSITAQGNEQARQSLTILSATQWNATQFIFRTPTVLDGLGNDSVTLTLYPKRDGNYYRPNYNGDTSSAALEVVAISIGGTVNPIGRLDTDGDGIYDDEDIDDDNDGILDTAEYSVTLDFTADEDSDGVPNYLDVNDNNGGGSIGTDYADLNGDGIPDAYDFDRDGIPNHIDLDSDNDGILDVVEAQTHITTNYITPTGSVGTNGYYDVFEVSADSGIPKFTPENTDGDAFSLFKPDFLDIDADNDGIPDIVEAHSTSDYKNSLPIGVFGTNGVDSRYENVDTFSPTGITIVDTDLDAIPDYRDLDSDNDGTSDLLESGLGNTLSGNDSDGDGLDNNQDNTDSAFTNGVSNYDATNGLTNTETQLAETETPNDVTTGGNVDFRDDVNGIDTDGDKVPDAIDLDDDNDGILDTNECVNQNIPETYADNVVLDSSVRNQDNAIGNTPNTSADFNSINDVLGLRLGTNPISSGTTLLLRISKNKKKTKIFRIQQADANGSPSGSANNSNELLITATTTPTNYNYTLNANTQYLRISMQTKDGKGYAQFHMVTIPGSTGCLDFDTDGDGIVNRLDIDSDNDGIIDNVEAQTTAGYIAPNTDSYAIYAANNGINSAYLTGLTPVNTDKGASFTNKDNKPDYLDIDSDNDGIPDNIEAQTTTGYVNFVAVTGSDKNGLSSAYDFSDNFTAVGLSNTLVNIDGDVETDYRDPDSDGDGTLDSAEGLSSITTGSFGTDTDGDGLDDIYEHGSTNDGFVVNDGITNPKGSGLIDADADALTGGDVDYRDALAGTDTDGDGIIDSIDIDDDNDGILDSVEGAACGTSSSPTLFTGGLATQSSTGYGGNATRANDGNTSGVWNNNSVTHTNSEANPWWLLDMESEKLIDNITIWNRTDCCSERLNNFVLEILDTNLTVVSTYNHVESVNTSVNVSGINVTGRYVRVRLETTNFLSLAEVQVYTLSASNCDFDGDGIPNSKDLDSDGDGILDIIESQPATGAKTLSGNDADNDGLDDNFDATPTQGASGSSGTTPVVTTATDTTPDYLDIDADDDGIPDNIEAQSTQGYIVPTGNVGLNGVDAAYENNDTFNPTGLTTPNTDTTLNNNPDTIPDYRDIDADGDGTLDNVEGLNPIPAGTLGTDTDGDGLDDLYENGSNNDGPIANDGITNPSTTLLDADNDGGSTGDVDYRDISVILDNDNDGVIDSVDLDDDNDGILDSVEGNGDTDGDGIKDSFDIDSDNDGIPDNIEAQSTIGYIAPNTDLPATYTTNNGVNSAYLGGLTPRNTDAITQNGATDNLPDYLDTDSDNDGKLDRLEAGFGSAASGNDADNDGLDDLFEHGSTTDGFVVNDGINTPISSLPDEDTDAAVAGSNTPSANYNDVDYRDIDDDRSATITAGHVLWLRSDLGLIGTTKVTSWNDQAGTPQNATPNNEPTIKTSGLNFNPTVVLNGANQNLQIPTGIFGNTATNAYSSVWIYGVSKRTTSTHDDDDDDAYLFSHDVDGSNVMSLRAPSKASNLSFNPGTGGNTLTSAWGSTNNTFNLWNAGFDNGATQPSGARTVIYRDGRRLATNTTTGRFGGDNGIAYIGRNGNNYMNGEIAELMVYTSVPTPAEQQQIQSYLAIKYGITLDNIIDTDGTITEGDYTLLDGTKVWNKTVNNTYHNDVAGIGREDGMLLSQKQSKSINSDGVITIGINSIAASNKLNTGVIAANKSFLMWGNNDSPLTNTNTSTLLCSNEKQLDRVWKVVETGTISSVQIAITRATVGTFNFDNVLNAINTIKVLKVADDANFTINVKYLKLTAVNINGTDHYVANYDFNGTKYFTYSEINGIFWNGDSNAWTGGSNPLNAAPSELLTDASKVLVIDAETTGRNAIMTNSATVGCVWVKANSKLVVNNNKFLKFGGKLILDGEIRLIGDAQLVQTHTGVSNVQGNGKLYRDQKSYLPNVYRYNYWTSPVVKTLGNINFKVGEVMYDGTTPTSEKSTAKNIIFKPYTQFSDLNGEKTDPIKIASYWIYSYFDSNGDRGGWVQKGHTNNINVAEGYIMKSTGRVPQNYTFIGTPNDGTYTKTVGAGTASLVGNPYPSVLDSQKFIQDNSAVIDGTLYFWEHKGESTTTSQVEGHGKYGYIGGYSQRNEIMGVAANSITAGTAGLGEYTYTAPLQYIAVGQGFFISAPSNKGGTFSFKNSQRAASANNIFFKGQTEKPLPNFKLGFEYTNTTNTQIHRQLGINFKAGNTFSYESGFDSQIFDLQKTDVYWDFPETETNLIIAGVGELSAQLQVPLGVVIDTDKPVTLMVDEKENMTDYTIYLVDLLTGQIFNLDNPKVLNLAKGTYNDRFILIFGGKALGVDDQALLNKVTVYSDNENKELVIKNNNNQGIHKIELYNLLGQKVSAWKNIETKFENRFSTRNLASSIYIVKVFTDKGISSKKVSVTN